tgccgagggccagactggtgggtcagggacggcaacagcacagcagtgtccccttatcataagtccagtcagtggccgcgggtcttcttagcagttgtcctccggtgatgagaacaaaagaggctctaaacagctccgtgttaagcctgatttatggttccgcgttaaatcgacgcagagcctacgccgtagggttcagcgtacggtgcgcgtcgccgcgtaaccctatgccgtaggctctgcgtcggtgtaacgcggaaccataaatcagcctttatggtgcgctggagaggagaggaggcagggagctgggtggagggggcggtgatttagcgggtcgttacgatccgccaccaaaccacatgcgcagtttttgcatagttatgcggaaaatcccagaaagcacacaatacactgaatgttaaaagttcgttgttttttgggtgtaattgatgtcaagacacccaacaaaacacaaaaaatcaagaaaaatttgtttttcatgtcacaatccctttaacaaACTGTTAACTGTTATTTAGCAAGTCATGTATAACTCATTAACTATCAGTTTATTAATGACCTATTAACTATCTATAAGTCATCATTATGAATCCTTAACAGACTGTTAACAAATACTTCACAAGTCATGATTAGCTTATTAATTACCTGTTTACTAATGatctattacagtttttcacaattgtttaaacacatttattggaacatcagacacaatgtgcacaacctgaaactcatttttcaggtggctgaaccaatcctgctgaactccaagcacatttactgctctaaactcaaattcccattccataccacacatttctcacaacactacacacaattcccaataccctgcacactcttcctgaattccctctcttgctgatcacacagaacacacagtcagtcacatttctaaactccaaaggctgttgtgcaatatgcaatcagcaatttgccattgaattcatattcattgatgaagcggggttcaaccttgtaaaaagaaggcgccgagggaggaatatcatcggccagcgtgccatcacagaggtccctggccagcgtggagggaacataacaatgtgtgctgccatcaatcaccacggcgtcctccatcaccatgccacccttggcccctacaaccctgcacttcttctagcattcctggaccagctctacaatatcagtgtccagccagaccagatggaggacacagaggtggtcaggttccttgttatctgggacaatgtcagtttccatcgggctgctctggtccgtgagtggttcagggtccatccagaagctgatgtcctatatctccctccatactctcccttcctcaacccaattgaggagtttttctctgcctggagatggaaggtatatgagagaaatcctcagacacggatcccactgctgcaggccaaGGGGGACAcatgtggcgatgtcactgctgaggcctgtcaaggcttcatgcggcgttgtaggagattgttcccccgctgcttggccagggagaacatcgacgtggacgaggtcctgtggccagccagggatgaaaggcaggatgcagcctaatacttttgttctgtttctattttctgtcaagtttttatccacagcttgctgtgatgtccagtggactgcacattttgagtccaaatactgtactgtaaaaatattatttgttgttacagtaaagaattgtgtgttttctatttgagtagcctatacataaaaatactatatggtgataaattacatccaacagctgaaggtgaaacactgaacatacaaatgcatgattctactgaggcattcattcattcattcatatattgttttccattcatactatagtgtcttccattctgcacatcagtgttcagtgggtgcttagaaacgtctactcaaatgatatatgtgtttgacatttgagaaggaaataccatttagtgaagagttaacagttttgaaggtagagtgtgcttttgcaagagaagtgtaggattttgcattttgtgtgtgagttttttaatttttgtttagagttttgagaaagtgaggtagtatatcaggaaatgtgtttaaacaattgtgaaaaactgtaactaGTTATAACGCATAGTAATTATAAAGTGTTACCTGGACTCTTATCTGCACATGTTGCACTTCATATTTATTGGACCAGCAgtgtgtttatatttattattacattgtcaactctgtttttctgtttgtcttcctctttttaaatgtcatgagctgtttgacaactgattttccccagaggagacaataaaggtttcaatcaatcaatcttctCTCGGGACCTCGAAGCGGGCCGACCCATTTCATCTTCAGCTGGACTTTTATTGCGCAGACAcaatctttccttttctttcaaaTGCTCATCACCACTCTGCCTTCTCCTGGTCAATGGTCTCTGTGGAACCTGCGGCTTAATTTGACTCAACACGGGAAACCTCACATGGAAAGGATTGACAGATTGATAGTTACTTTTAATTTAAAGATTTCAGATTATTAAACTCATACTGAATTATGGCTGTACGCACATTACTCTGATATTCCATCACATTACtgttcttgctttttttctttcatttccttttgtgtAAAGAAGTAAAATGTTGATAAATTGTACAAAACCCATAGTTATCGtacttttacacaaaaaacaggaacaaaatgtgaaataaaagaGTCTATTTTTCAGGTATTTGATGTTGAAAATGTTTGCGGTGAGATGGCAGCTTAATTCAGAGCTCCTGAAACCAACTTTTATTTGGATCAAAGCGGTGATCTGCCTGCCCTGTGAAGTTACAAGAGACAGTTAAGTTTATCCTATTTACAATGTTCAGTTTGGAAAAGTCACCAGCGCAGATCTGGCGTTCGATCCAGTTAAAAAcaggaggcaaaaaaaaagcaaaaacgaGATTTGTTCTGGTTTGGacttgtattattattgtttttcttttttaccaaaTTATATACAAAACGTATGGTGAGTGTTTCTGTTAACTtattacatttataatataCGTGAAATATATTTAAGTCCCTGCTGGTGAGGAGACACTGGGATATGCGTTTTTCCATCCTTGTGCTGCTGGTTTATAGAAACAGAAAACTCGTCTAAATGAAGTGATCCAGCGACGCAGAGCCGGAGCGAGCTCCTTCAGGGACCTGCGGCTGCACGGAGGCCCCCGAGATCCAATCCAATATGAACATACAAATCATTGTTTATAAAATCCCATGTTATgacattttatgatttggtttattataaaataatgcaaataatgtataaagttaGATTAAAGTGACTCCCTGTCTGTCCGTGTACAGCGGTTTATCTCAATACAtgagtcaaaatataatttgtgtgatgtttgtaaatttgttgtacaaaaagctaggaaagagactaaaaggagacgtatatctgttgtgggagttaaattatggaatgacgctaacctagatttaccaatgtgcagctcatttacggtttacaaaaaaaagatttgtagagcAATCTTTGGAAGCTACAAAggttaatatttatttgtttttgtttgttgctgttctctgatatttatatatatatatatatatatatatatatatatatatatatatatatatatatatatatatatatatatatatatatatatatatatatatatatataaatatatatatatatataaatgtctttactattatatatgtaaaccttattggtcctccttttctggtttagttttgctattgtttgtttgtttgtatgtaggacaggcattaatatattaatataagcattatgcttctgcctgtgccttttcagtcactattttcgataatgtttttgtttaatgtttgtaCTGTGatgttacggaagagtattagggccaggcaggagaaaaataatttgagagtggaagatttttttttattgtcacttCGAGAAATTAATAATGTGACAAttgatgttgaaatacaattttgagaaaaaagtcgacatttcgtgaataaagtctttctcaacatttcgactttattcaagagattttgacttttttctcgacattttgccttttttctcaacatttcgacttttttctcaacatttcgacttttttcacaaaatttcaacttttttcccgacattttgacttttttctcaacatttcaacttttttcacgaaatttcgacttttttctcaacatttcgacttttttccctttttttcgaagtgcataatgaaaaaaaaatcttcctcctctaaaatattatttttatttttcccctgcctggccctaatactcttccgtagtgatgtgactgaataaagaatttcaatcaatcaaaaatccACGTATCCCAGGAACCAAATGGTGCTGCTGGGGTTTTGCATAACATGGATTTACACCCCACAAGGACGCTGCAAAGCCGGCGCTAACTGAGTGTGACACAGATGCTCTCCTCCGGGTCGGGGGGACGTGACGCAGGCGGCTTCTCACATTTTCTCCACATAATCTTCAGAACCCTACATCTGAACCCTCTGTTCACTgactgacatgaaaaacaaaaatgagagcAGCTGACACACAGATGAactgaattttattttattaccatAAAAGTCTTTAAATCTGTCAAGAAGTACATTACAGAGCTCACAAATGCAGGAGAGGACCTCCAGCTGACCACCGGTCCTGACAAAATTACAAAAAGATACAACATTACAAATACGGTGAGACATGTCAAACCAAATATAGAATAAGCTGTTCATATAAATCTTTGACAGTACTTGTTAAAATGAAAGTATTTTTCGGTGTGGTGATGTCATCTGAACTGCTGGTGCTCCGGCCAAAGTTATTGCAAATCAAGAACGAATAAAATCCTCAAACAAGAAAATAACTAACCGTCATGACAGTCTACAATAAATACGATCATTATTTTCCTGTTTGATTGAAATGCACACGTTCATGTAAATTCACAGGTGTGTACAGTGAAACCCTCCACGACAGATGGCACATGACGACGGCCATTAAAGGTCAATTCAGATCAAATCAGGCCATCCGGCCTCTCACCTCATGTTTCAGTGTGTcagagcaaacacacacacacacacacacacacacacggctgcATGTCAGCGACTGTATGAGTCACAGGCCCGATGGCTCGCGCAGACGGGAACATGTGCAGACTTCTGTGCGGACTGAAGGGAACAAACACCACAATCACAGTTTCTGCAGCCAGTCAAATATTGCTCGATTCCAGAGATGACCACCTGTAGCTCCACACCAGTTAATCAACGGAACTGGGAACAGGAAACGGCAGCTTGTTGTTACAAGCTGAACATCTACAAGTTGAAAGAGCAGAAAAAAAGCCCAACAAATGTGATGGGGGggaaatcaaaataaaacaaatataaatacataaataaataaaaaagaaacatgtaaAAAACGCATTCGTAGATTTTTACACACAAAGCTCAGATGGTGCATCCCCGTCCCCCCTGAAGTCCACATGTGGACCATTAATGCAGACGCGTTTGACTTTGACGTGATCAAAGTACATGCAGGCTTTCAAGATATCTAGCAATCGCGAGAAAGATGTTGTAAAGTCTCGTGTGATCTACTTAAGCTACAAATAAATGGGAATGCATAGAGCCCCCCTCACCAGTCTCAGCATCGCCAGTAACTGCCAGCGTAAGACAGTAATAAACAGAAAGGACGACATAGTTCCCAGGGACAGGGGACCATGTGCGGGAGCCACTTCTGACAGAGTATTGATGTATTTTACAGGGTAACAATTAGTAGAACAAAAACGTTTCCACTGATCCTCAGAACAAACTTATTAACACGAATGACAGCCGGTAAGTCTTCCTCAACTCCTTAACGGATGACAAGAAGAAGCGTGAGAGAAGACACAAGCCTGACGGCCACCTCAGTTTACCCCTAAAGCTAGAGTTCCAGGAGAGAGATATGCTTCAGAATTCAACACACACCATACATAAAAAACTAAGTGAAACAAGCCTCCGGGAAACGACACTAATGCTGCGAGCGAAACAGAAGCAGAGTGGCTGTGGCCATGCTGAGGTCACAGAGGTTGGGGGGGGTTAGCCCTGCTCGTGCCCGGGCTCGGTGGCCGTGTGAAGCGTGGCTGAAGCCTCCCCGTTACAGCGCGACGTGGCCTCGGCCTCGGCCTCCTGCGGATCCGGACTGGATTGCTGCGGCtcgtcggctgaggctgccgtcCCGCCGTCGGCTGCCGTCCCGCCGTCGGCTGCCGTCCCGCCGTCGGCTGCCGTCCCGCCGTCGGCTGCCGTCCCGCCGTCGGCCGCCGTCCCGCCGTCGGCCGCCGTCCCGCCGTCGGCCGCCGCTGCCCGTTGGCTCGTCTCCCCTCCGGCCGGCACCTCTGTGACCGAACCACCGGCGGCCGAAGGCGTGTCGTTGCCCTCCGGCGCCGCGGCGGCGGGGGGGTCAACGGTGGCCTGGGGAGCGGGAGAGTCCGCGGTGCTGCCATCTGAAGCGGGGGTCGGCCTGGACTCGCTCTGCTCAGGCACTCTCAGCCTCTTCATGATGGTGGTGACCCGCACGGCTTTCTGCCAGAGAACACAGAAAGCATCAGTTCCTCTGGACCCACCTCCCTGGTCAAGGACAGTCCAAGTACGTATGGACTTTCATGGCACTTTTACACCAGTActgtacctactcagcccaactcgacATGATTCGCCTCGGTTTtgtgctttcccactaggggtctaacgtgccgagtagatacctttctgtaactactctgctgaggttctaagcggctgagtcggctgtatctgacgtcatcacactacaggccaccgattggtcggggggttggagtcagacgtctgagtcaggaggaggaaatcagagaaagagactctgacggcttcttgttcattttattcaacatcaatggcagcaaaagtttggtgatccaactctgaggtgcaaatgttcataaacctggtgctgaggagagaattaaaaagggatctagacgggagataaggaacgaccagatccaccaggagctatgtcacttcatagctgctcactgctccagctgacttttcagcaacgccgagacaaactaaattttttttaaaacgtcaccgcttgaagcttctctcactctcattttttaacttggtatctgtggcagggtgcaggattggggcatggtctgcaggggagagagggagtgcgggggagtggcgcacaggtgacgcggctggaacagctgatggtgcacaggtgtgtctaatcactctctgtgtatttcagtagtgtgCGGGCTCTGGAGACGAGAGAGGAAGGAGGCAGAGCGGAGCTCTGCTGCAGGAACAGAGCTGAAAGTGCTGTGGGAGATCTGTGCATGGCTGAGTCCTGTAGATTTGGAGTGCGGgctgtagatttggagggcgggcgttctgctatcaggcaccactactatggaaccaacttccaatctgggttaaggaggctgacaccacctccacctttaaaactaaacttaaaacatttctgtttagtaaagcctatagttagtgtttagtaaacctctagctggtgttggtaaatctctaggtagtgtaaactttagtgtgtcagagtcgctcctgtagtttcttgtgctggcccccccttctcctcccttttctctcttttgtccatgttgcagcatcctttgccggacaccggaacctgcagtgtgggagtgaggggggcagggtaacagccccttttgggcgggggagaaggtttgtccctcaagactcctctccctggccctgccccttctcaacctttccccgaccctgcaccccaacctggggcttgatgattgggccggagcttcgggagctgcgtgctggcctgcggtcgccacccctggtcatcccgttgctgcttccacctgcctgctgtgctgttgccgtccctgacccaccagtctggccctcggcaggagggtccccccttccgagcctggtcctgctcaaggtttcttccctcctaaaggggagttttccttgccactgtttggcttaaggtttttctcccactaggggagtttttacctgccattgtttatgtaataactgctcgggggtcatgttctgggtatgggtctctggaaagtgtctagagacaactctgttgtattagacgctatataaataaaattgaattgaattgaactgagtcCGAGTGCACATCTGATTGTCAATAAAATAAGAATTCTCCTCGAAACCCGGTGTCCGTTGTCCTGTCTGGTGACCCCGTAGCAGCGAGATGTGCTAcagtatcgaacacaagccacagatccagcagcacatctatcatctcctccaggttctacatctttagtgttgttgtcttcttcgtttagatacacaatcaaatacatcacagcagcttctccaacctcctacttctgatctgggtatcgaaaagaaacaagggcaaggcgaggcgagtcgagtcgggctgagtaggtactagtgtaaagcGCAATAAGAGAAGCTTCTAGAGAGACTCACCTTCCATTTGGCTCTGGCAAAGTTCTTCTCTATTTGTGCGCACACGTTTTCCTTGATGTTCTTATCTGAAGCTGCACCACCAGAAATCCTGTGACAGAAAAGCAGTCAGTAACCGACACAGAGGTGACGCCCTGTCCTGCACACGGCACTCGCCGGCCTTTCCTATGATTGCTTACGTTTTAGGTCAGACTGACATTTCAGCAtcagtttttattgttttttttcccccatgcctctgctctttccttcttttACAGATATATCTAAACTGGTTACTACTACTAACTACTTCAAGAGggaaatgtctttaaaaacagTCATCAGCAATCTTGATTTATGTGTCATGACTTAAAAGTTGTCATCATGATGTAAACATGGATGTTAAATGTCGCTGAACTCTCAAGTACAACTCAGTAACTGCTCAACGTCTAAAAAAACATCCAGAAACTGTGCAGATgttattaaaatgtttaattcatGACCCGGTCTGCTTTCAGGCAGTCCTTCTACTCATACGTGTCCAGTTGGTTTGATAGATACGTAGAAGCCTGGACTCCTACCATTCATGGTTTATAGCCTCCTGGGCTGTcagtctctggtcctggtccaatTCCATCAAACGGGCAACCAGGCTCTTAGCTGTCAGAGAAGAATCACAGGGGAAACTCAGCGAGAGAGCCTTCACCCGCCTGATGGATGTCAGCATTTTTCTTCCCAGTGCGTCTACCTTTAACCTTACAGTACCTGAATCCGAGATCTCATCCCAGTACGGAGAGTCAAACTCATAATCCCCCGCCAGGATCTTCCGAAACAGGTTCTTGTCATGGTTTTCAAAGTCGTCGTCATCGGTTTCATCGTAGAAAGGAGGATTGCCTGACAGTCTGAGACAACAAAAACAGTCTTCATCAACTTCAACATGACAGAACATTTCAAAAGCCCAGTGTGATTGAAAGTGAGTTATTTCCATTGTGAGCACACTCAGTTCAGACCAGAACCGAGTCTGTGCAGTTGGGTTCAGCTGGTGTACACGGCTGCAAACATCTAAAACAAACCTGCTCTGTTCAGGTTAAACTgctgtatagagggaatgcgcatgacgtcacagatgcgacttcacagtgggttacgtcactgagtggcagaaagactgagtgtcagaaagactgagtggcagcgtaaactttcagtttgaccaaattgaaaacatctaaaatgggaaagagctgttgtgcgatcgactgtactcaaagatttagcaagaaatcagagttatcgttttacagactgccgaaaaataagcttaagagagacaaatggatcactgcaattcacagaaacaactggattccaggcaccgaaacgtggatttgtggttctcattttgtatcaggtaatgttggatttttgggtagctaacgttaaacggtcaaatcataaagttcggtgtcctcatcactttaatttctacaacaaatcctgccttaaacatgtaaatatcaggaaactggattcgtggccaaatattaatgtccatggaccactggttcttggtaactgtaccaaatattaatgtccatggaccactggttcttggtaactgtaccaaatattaatgtccatggaccactggttcttggggtaactgtacgggtcactgtcaagtccaactgcctttaatttaagccgataatcggctgttatcccgtcttctccactagttgcagctgtttttgatgatgttttgccactcagtgcgagtaaagcctgaattatggttctgcactaCACCAACGTCGTGaaaccttcagacttctccgtcactctatTTCGGCActgtgcagtaccccccgcggccgctagGGGATTGCGATCTTTtcttgaatggtttatccgacttttccggtcacagtgaatcaaagagatcaggacgactattgtgcaaaaaaacaaaacaaaaaaaatcacacatacacgaagaaaagagcgctgaaagttcacgactgcttcaaactggaaaccggaaatgcgttgctaccaagcaaaccaatcacagccctctcggtctgcgttggtctgcgtcacctcgacgcgtagttacaatctttgggaggtgcacgtcagcgaCGACGTGGGGTATGCAAcacggcgcaacctgcggcgtagGTACGGCGTCGaattgacgcagaaccataattcagccttaagggggcgtggtccagtgggaaagagacgtcaatgcataccctctatattAGATACTTCTATCCACAACTATCTTCTAACCACGATCAGCGTAGCACTACTTTGACTTACTGAACCTTAAACGTGAAGGAATATTATTTCCCGTCACGTTCACGACTTACAGGATGTACATGATGACGCCCATCGACCAGCAGTCCACGGGCCGGCCGTATCGCTGTCTGCCAACCACCTCGGGAGCTGCACAAGACACCAGAAAGCTTTTCAAAAAGCCACAACACGCCGTCACATCACACCGGCTCATGAATCACGTTTAAACTTCTCACCCAGGTACTCCGGAGTCCCACACGGGTCTTTGATCAGCCCGTTCTCCAGCTTGGCCAGATGGAAGTCACTGATGACTATTTTGGATTGCTTCAGGCGGTTATAGTACACCAAGTTCTCCAACTGAAGAAGATGATATCGTAAAATAACATGACTCACGTTCAAAGTCTTTTGTTGATTCAATTCAAtgcaataaactttatttatccctgaAGGGCAATTAATTATGCAGTTAAAATTTCCTTGTAACATCATTTAGTCAGAGATGAAGCTGTTTCTTTATGAGGTCAATAATGAAACCATCTGGAGGTTTGATGTTGAAGCATCTGAGCACGTTTCGGAGCAGCCTTTTATGACGATGTGGCATTTTGTGAGACCCTTTCAATCATTATAGTGTTCATTATTATCATAcgtgaaagtttttttttttttttaaatggtaaaacgcATGGAGCTATTTTTGTTCACATATTCCAGAGTTATTCCAACGTGAACGTCCAGACGGATTTACAGATTCAAGGAAACCACGTTGTCATGCCCTCTGAGTGCCAAGCTGCTTAATGCTATACTGCCCCCCTGTGGAAACAAGGGAAAATGCAGTCTTGACCCCTATTTagtttcacttcctgtttaagaTGAGAGCACATGGCTGGTGCTGGAGACCATTTTCTATGTCCTGTGAGCTGTAGGACGACTTTATTTTGGTTTTGAGGCTGCAGAAGACCATATCTGTAAgtttttatgtttcataagtTCGTAAATGAAGATTATGTGTACTTACCTTGTTGATTATGGCGATTTTCCTGCTTGTGTAACTTAATTTACTAAATTATTATGTTTGGCTTGTATTACAGTTTCACATTTGTGATATCTTCAGTAAAGATCAGTGACAACGCCACGGTCCGGTCTATGAGTCTTTTTCTGGGTTCTCGATTGTTCGGGATAGCTGGATAACCACTTCGGCACAAGAGGGAGGCCAGCATAGTATTTAGAATTTACCAGTGTTAGGTGGTTTCCAATACTATGCACTCCACTGACTGCTTTCTTATCCGGGTATTTTTTTCCTGTAGTTTCACTGGTAAATAATCTTTGATATTATAGATCATAAATGTTCTtgtagcagaggtgtcaagtaacgaagtacaaatacttcgttaccttacttaagtagaaattttggttatctatacttcactggagtaattatttttcagatgactttttacttttactccttacattttcacgcaattatctgtactttttactcattacattttaaaaacagcctcgttactctatttcattttggcctttaaaaaaaactatccagttaaattgctccatccggatagagtgaatttggttgtggttgtttcagatgttcttgtccagttttgttcttacatccgttccctcagattcctgcaactaaacttggatgtacattccaataaaggttaggataaatgataacatgcctctgaagtttgactttttgcaccattacaatacttgtaggcaactagtcatcatatctcctgctctctgaaacacatgttaatgctcaatagtacacatatatgcttctttaatatatttgcattatactaagatacattcattttcaatggcttttgtccttaatggcttttttccccattacattactttttacttttatactttaagtagttttgaaaccagtacttttatacttttacttgagtaaaaaacttgagttgatacttctacttctacaggagtatttttaaactctagtatctatacttctacctgagtaatgaatgtgaatactgaagacacctctgtcttgTAGTAAGAAGTAAAGCAGTAGTAATCCTGCCAGGGAAGTTACCTTCAGGTTCCGGTGAACGATGTGCAGCGAGTGGAGGTAGGCAACAGCCTCCAACACCTGGCGCACCACATTACTGGTGTCCCGCTCGGAGTAATATCCCTGATCCAGGATCCAGTCGAACACCTCTCTGCCGGTGGCTCTGTGGAGAAGCGGAAAAGAAAAGGTTACTTATCCATTTAAAGAGTGGTGTTCTCGTCTCTGCACTGAAATCGTTCAGACAccatttgtttttgaaaaagtgGCCAGCCGCTTGGAGTCTGACAGAGATGTTAAAGTTGAGGATCCCAGCAGGCGTTCATTCCACTGGCAGCTTCTCCATCAACCCTCGTTCTTTGAATATTTACTTTATATTTACTTTTCTGCATCCAACTGTTCAGAAAAAACAAGCTGATACAGAAATAACCACC
This genomic window from Cololabis saira isolate AMF1-May2022 chromosome 8, fColSai1.1, whole genome shotgun sequence contains:
- the LOC133449577 gene encoding caM kinase-like vesicle-associated protein, whose product is MPFGCLTVGEKKDYNSPSDVTDKYDLGQLIKSEEFCEIFRAKDKATMKMYTCKKFLKKDGRKVRKAAKNEILILKMVKHTNILQLIDVYETKKEYFLFLELATGREVFDWILDQGYYSERDTSNVVRQVLEAVAYLHSLHIVHRNLKLENLVYYNRLKQSKIVISDFHLAKLENGLIKDPCGTPEYLAPEVVGRQRYGRPVDCWSMGVIMYILLSGNPPFYDETDDDDFENHDKNLFRKILAGDYEFDSPYWDEISDSAKSLVARLMELDQDQRLTAQEAINHEWISGGAASDKNIKENVCAQIEKNFARAKWKKAVRVTTIMKRLRVPEQSESRPTPASDGSTADSPAPQATVDPPAAAAPEGNDTPSAAGGSVTEVPAGGETSQRAAAADGGTAADGGTAADGGTAADGGTAADGGTAADGGTAADGGTAASADEPQQSSPDPQEAEAEATSRCNGEASATLHTATEPGHEQG